One Gopherus flavomarginatus isolate rGopFla2 chromosome 13, rGopFla2.mat.asm, whole genome shotgun sequence DNA window includes the following coding sequences:
- the LOC127033584 gene encoding nicotinamide N-methyltransferase-like — MCRLGGSTMAEFTGGDDYQADFDPKAYLRHYKFGEDTFGEDYLNFSLKHYCKTFTSGVVTGDTLIDIGSGPTIHQLLSACESFKEIIASDYTYRNHWELEKWLKNEPGAFDWTPVVKYVCELEGNREKASEKEAKLRKTIKQVLKCDVHKSNPMDPIILPPADCLVSSLCLEAACKDLTTYRIALKNISSLLKPGGHLVLSGVLGCSFYMVGPKRFSSLVLGEEFLREALSDTGFIIQEFEVLVRDDNTDDSCDFSGKFFILARKEEAI; from the exons ATGTGCAGACTTGGAGGGAGCACCATGGCTGAGTTCACCGGAGGAGATGATTACCAGGCAGACTTTGATCCAAAGGCCTATCTCAGACATTATAAATTTGGAGAAGACACCTTCGGAGAGGACTATCTTAACTTTTCCCTGAAACATTATTGTAAAACCTTCACTTCAG GTGTGGTGACAGGGGACACCCTGATTGATATTGGCAGTGGCCCCACCATCCAccagctcctctctgcctgcGAGTCCTTTAAGGAGATCATCGCTTCAGACTATACATACCGGAACCACTGGGAACTGGAGAAATGGCTGAAGAATGAGCCAGGAGCGTTTGACTGGACTCCAGTGGTGAAATACGTGTGTGAGCTAGAGGGAAACAG GGAGAAGGCATCTGAGAAAGAGGCAAAATTAAGGAAAACCATCAAACAGGTTCTAAAATGTGATGTCCACAAAAGCAACCCCATGGATCCAATCATCCTGCCTCCAGCTGACTGCCTGGTCTCATCACTGTGCTTGGAAGCTGCTTGCAAAGATCTGACCACTTATCGCATTGCTCTGAAGAACATCAGCTCCCTGTTAAAGCCAGGAGGGCACTTGGTGCTGAGTGGAGTTTTGGGCTGCAGTTTCTACATGGTTGGCCCTAAAAGGTTCTCGAGTTTGGTCCTGGGAGAGGAATTTCTTAGGGAAGCCCTCAGTGACACTGGCTTCATCATTCAGGAGTTTGAGGTTCTCGTCAGGGATGATAATACCGATGACAGCTGTGATTTTTCTGGAAAGTTCTTCATTCTCGCTCGCAAAGAGGAAGCAATATAA
- the LOC127033585 gene encoding nicotinamide N-methyltransferase-like yields MAFPVDSGSTLSPGLQQRGNCISSYRTDTIHPNMSLLVGSDATIAYDGGTAARYPCAPQSNQEQAVHGSRGDVVVTWLHSSTYSGQRPICPASGGSCVVTGDTLIDIGSGPTIHQLLSACESFKEIIASDYTYRNHWELEKWLKNEPGAFDWTPVVKYVCELEGNRGKEAEKEAKLRKIIKQVLKCDVHQSNPMNPIVLPPADCLVSSLCLECACKDLTTYRIALKNIGSPLKPGGHLVLSGVLGCSFYMVGPKPMQYFLHQC; encoded by the exons ATGGCCTTTCCTGTGGACTCTGGCTCCACTCTGAGCCCTGGCCTTCAGCAGAGAGGAAACTGCATCTCTAGCTACCGGACAGATACCATTCATCCCAACATGTCTCTGCTTGTAGGTTCTGATGCCACCATAGCCTATGATGGTGGCACTGCTGCAAGATATCCATGTGCACCACAATCAAACCAGGAACAAGCAGTACATGGCAGCAGAGGGGATGTTGTGGTGACCTGGTTGCACAGTTCCACATATTCTGGACAGCGCCCAATATGCCCCGCATCGGGTGGCTCAT GTGTGGTGACAGGGGACACCCTGATTGATATTGGCAGTGGCCCCACCATCCACCAGCTCCTCTCTGCCTGTGAGTCCTTTAAGGAGATTATCGCTTCAGACTATACATACCGGAACCACTGGGAACTGGAGAAATGGCTGAAGAATGAGCCAGGAGCGTTTGACTGGACTCCAGTGGTGAAATATGTGTGTGAGCTAGAGGGAAACAG GGGAAAGGAGGCTGAGAAAGAGGCAAAATTAAGGAAAATCATCAAACAGGTTCTAAAATGTGATGTCCACCAAAGCAACCCCATGAATCCAATCGTCCTGCCTCCAGCTGACTGCCTGGTCTCATCACTGTGCTTGGAATGTGCTTGCAAAGATCTGACCACTTATCGCATTGCTCTGAAGAACATCGGCTCCCCGTTGAAGCCAGGAGGGCACTTGGTGCTGAGTGGAGTTCTGGGCTGCAGTTTCTACATGGTTGGCCCTAAACCAATGCAGTATTTTCTCCATCAATGTTAA
- the LOC127033723 gene encoding nicotinamide N-methyltransferase-like, whose amino-acid sequence MDHSCPKKEAFEFCFDPKEGLKTYCSFDSTSSEKNDILMFLLRNFFKTFILDGVKGNTLIRIGAQPTIFELLSACESFKEIIVTNHTDLSCQEMQKWLKKEPGAFDWTPVVKYVCELEGDRKKWAEKEEKLRRTVKQVLECDVTKFNPATFASLPPADCLLLNQYLGAICKDWSTYRAALKTVSSLLKPGGHLLMVTTMKCSHFVIDQHKFPCLFLEKECLQEAVKEAGFDILTFEMTPICYPSSLVEHEGISYLVASKGKGKED is encoded by the exons ATGGACCATAGCTGCCCTAAGAAAGAAGCTTTTGAATTCTGTTTTGATCCAAAAGAGGGTTTGAAAACATATTGTTCCTTTGACTCCACAAGTAGTgaaaaaaatgatattttgaTGTTTCTTCTGAGAAATTTCTTTAAGACCTTCATTTTGG ATGGCGTTAAAGGCAACACCCTGATTCGTATTGGTGCTCAGCCCACCATTTTCGAACTGCTGTCTGCCTGTGAGTCCTTCAAGGAGATCATTGTCACAAACCATACGGATCTGAGCTGCCAGGAAATGCAGAAATGGCTAAAGAAAGAGCCGGGAGCATTTGACTGGACTCCGGTGGTGAAATACGTGTGTGAGCTGGAAGGGGACAG GAAAAAGTGGGCTGAGAAGGAAGAGAAATTACGAAGAACGGTCAAGCAGGTTCTGGAATGTGATGTCACCAAATTCAACCCTGCGACCTTtgcctctctgccccctgctgaCTGCCTGCTCTTAAACCAGTATTTAGGAGCAATATGCAAAGACTGGAGTACCTACCGTGCTGCCCTGAAGACTGTCAGCTCCCTGTTAAAGCCAGGGGGTCATTTGCTGATGGTGACCACAATGAAGTGTAGTCATTTTGTAATTGACCAGCACAAgtttccctgcctctttctggagAAGGAGTGTCTGCAGGAAGCAGTGAAGGAGGCTGGCTTTGATATTTTGACGTTTGAGATGACTCCCATATGCTATCCTAGTAGTTTGGTAGAGCATGAGGGAATCTCTTACCTAGTTGCTTCCAAAGGGAAAGGCAAAgaagattaa
- the LOC127033721 gene encoding nicotinamide N-methyltransferase-like, giving the protein MDHSCPNKEAFEFHFDPKECLKPYSSFDSTSNEKNDILMFLLRNFFKTFILDGVKGNTLIRIGAQPTIYELLSACESFKEIIVTNHTDLSCQEVQKWLKKEPGAFDWTPVVKYVCELEEDRKKWAEKEEKLRRTVKQVLECDVTKFNPATFASLPPADCLLLSQYLGAICKDLSTYRAALKTVSSLLKPGGHLLMVTTMKCSHFVIDQHKFPCLFLEKECLEEAVKEAGFDILKFEMTPICYPSSLVEHEGVSYLVASKGKGKED; this is encoded by the exons ATGGACCACAGTTGCCCTAACAAAGAAGCTTTTGAATTCCATTTTGATCCAAAAGAGTGTTTGAAACCATATTCTTCCTTTGACTCCACAAGCAATgaaaaaaatgatattttgaTGTTTCTTCTGAGAAATTTCTTTAAGACCTTCATTTTGG ATGGCGTTAAAGGCAACACCCTGATTCGTATTGGTGCTCAGCCCACCATTTACGAACTGCTGTCTGCCTGTGAGTCCTTCAAGGAGATCATTGTCACAAACCATACGGATCTGAGCTGCCAGGAAGTGCAGAAATGGCTAAAGAAAGAGCCGGGAGCATTTGACTGGACTCCGGTGGTGAAATACGTGTGTGAGCTGGAAGAAGACAG GAAAAAGTGGGCTGAGAAGGAAGAGAAATTACGAAGAACGGTCAAGCAGGTTCTGGAATGTGATGTCACCAAATTCAACCCTGCGACCTTtgcctctctgccccctgctgaCTGCCTGCTCTTAAGCCAGTATTTAGGAGCAATTTGCAAAGACCTGAGTACCTACCGTGCTGCCCTGAAGACTGTCAGCTCCCTGTTAAAGCCAGGGGGTCATTTGCTGATGGTGACCACAATGAAGTGTAGTCATTTTGTAATTGACCAGCACAAgtttccctgcctctttctggagAAGGAGTGTCTGGAGGAAGCAGTGAAGGAGGCTGGCTTTGATATTTTGAAGTTTGAGATGACTCCCATATGCTATCCTAGTAGTTTGGTAGAGCATGAGGGAGTCTCTTACCTAGTTGCTTCCAAAGGGAAAGGCAAAgaagattaa